One part of the Arabidopsis thaliana chromosome 4, partial sequence genome encodes these proteins:
- a CDS encoding basic helix-loop-helix (bHLH) DNA-binding superfamily protein (basic helix-loop-helix (bHLH) DNA-binding superfamily protein; FUNCTIONS IN: DNA binding, sequence-specific DNA binding transcription factor activity; INVOLVED IN: regulation of transcription; LOCATED IN: nucleus; EXPRESSED IN: 22 plant structures; EXPRESSED DURING: 13 growth stages; CONTAINS InterPro DOMAIN/s: Helix-loop-helix DNA-binding domain (InterPro:IPR001092), Helix-loop-helix DNA-binding (InterPro:IPR011598); BEST Arabidopsis thaliana protein match is: ABA-inducible BHLH-type transcription factor (TAIR:AT2G46510.1); Has 2977 Blast hits to 2635 proteins in 177 species: Archae - 0; Bacteria - 0; Metazoa - 85; Fungi - 31; Plants - 2859; Viruses - 0; Other Eukaryotes - 2 (source: NCBI BLink).) translates to MGQKFWENQEDRAMVESTIGSEACDFFISTASASNTALSKLVSPPSDSNLQQGLRHVVEGSDWDYALFWLASNVNSSDGCVLIWGDGHCRVKKGASGEDYSQQDEIKRRVLRKLHLSFVGSDEDHRLVKSGALTDLDMFYLASLYFSFRCDTNKYGPAGTYVSGKPLWAADLPSCLSYYRVRSFLARSAGFQTVLSVPVNSGVVELGSLRHIPEDKSVIEMVKSVFGGSDFVQAKEAPKIFGRQLSLGGAKPRSMSINFSPKTEDDTGFSLESYEVQAIGGSNQVYGYEQGKDETLYLTDEQKPRKRGRKPANGREEALNHVEAERQRREKLNQRFYALRAVVPNISKMDKASLLADAITYITDMQKKIRVYETEKQIMKRRESNQITPAEVDYQQRHDDAVVRLSCPLETHPVSKVIQTLRENEVMPHDSNVAITEEGVVHTFTLRPQGGCTAEQLKDKLLASLSQ, encoded by the coding sequence ATGGGTCAAAAGTTTTGGGAGAATCAAGAAGATCGAGCGATGGTTGAATCCACCAtaggctctgaagcttgcgACTTTTTCATCTCAACAGCTTCAGCTTCCAACACTGCCTTGTCCAAGCTTGTCTCACCACCAAGTGATTCCAATCTCCAACAAGGGTTACGTCACGTTGTTGAAGGATCTGATTGGGATTATGCTCTTTTCTGGCTAGCGTCCAACGTTAATAGCTCTGATGGTTGTGTCTTGATCTGGGGAGATGGTCATTGCCGTGTCAAAAAGGGTGCTTCAGGTGAGGATTACTCTCAGCAAGATGAGATCAAAAGACGTGTGCTTCGCAAGCTTCACTTGTCGTTCGTTGGTTCAGATGAAGATCATCGTTTGGTGAAATCAGGAGCTCTTACTGATCTCGACATGTTTTATCTGGCTTCTTTGTACTTTTCCTTTAGGTGTGATACCAATAAGTACGGTCCTGCTGGAACCTATGTGTCTGGGAAGCCTCTTTGGGCTGCAGATTTGCCTAGCTGCTTGAGTTATTATAGGGTTAGGTCTTTCTTAGCTAGGTCAGCTGGTTTTCAGACTGTGTTGTCTGTACCAGTGAATTCTGGAGTTGTGGAGCTTGGTTCTTTAAGACATATTCCAGAAGATAAGAGTGTGATTGAGATGGTGAAATCAGTGTTTGGTGGGTCTGACTTTGTTCAGGCTAAAGAAGCTCCTAAAATCTTTGGTCGACAGCTGAGTCTTGGTGGAGCAAAACCTCGGTCTATGAGTATTAATTTCTCCCCGAAGACCGAGGATGACACGGGTTTCTCATTGGAATCGTATGAGGTGCAAGCGATCGGAGGCTCTAATCAAGTGTATGGTTATGAGCAAGGGAAAGATGAGACATTGTATCTAACTGACGAGCAAAAGCCGAGGAAGAGAGGGAGAAAACCAGcaaatggaagagaagaggctCTAAACCATGTGGAAGCGGAACGGCAGAGGAGGGAGAAGCTGAACCAGAGATTCTACGCTTTGAGAGCGGTGGTGCCTAACATCTCCAAGATGGACAAGGCTTCGCTCCTTGCAGACGCAATCACTTACATCACGGATATGCAGAAGAAAATCAGGGTGtatgaaacagagaagcagATAATGAAGAGGAGGGAGAGTAATCAGATAACTCCAGCAGAGGTTGATTATCAACAGAGGCATGATGATGCAGTTGTAAGGCTAAGCTGTCCGTTGGAAACTCATCCAGTTTCAAAGGTGATACAAACGTTGAGGGAGAATGAAGTTATGCCTCATGATTCCAACGTGGCCATCACAGAGGAGGGTGTGGTTCACACATTCACTCTCCGGCCTCAGGGTGGCTGCACCGCTGAGCAGTTGAAGGACAAGCTCCTTGCCTCTCTATCACAGTAA
- the NAR1 gene encoding ferredoxin hydrogenase (ferredoxin hydrogenases; CONTAINS InterPro DOMAIN/s: Iron hydrogenase, large subunit, C-terminal (InterPro:IPR004108), Iron hydrogenase (InterPro:IPR009016), Iron hydrogenase, small subunit-like (InterPro:IPR003149); Has 2574 Blast hits to 2544 proteins in 612 species: Archae - 1; Bacteria - 1826; Metazoa - 221; Fungi - 188; Plants - 72; Viruses - 0; Other Eukaryotes - 266 (source: NCBI BLink).) yields MSEKFSPTLRLGDLNDFIAPSQACVISLKDSKPIVKKSDRPQVVIAPKQQLEPVKISLKDCLACSGCITSAETVMLEKQSLDEFLSALSKGKDVVVSVSPQSRASLAVHYDISPLQVFKKLTTFLKSLGVKAVFDTSCSRDLVLIESCNEFVSRYKQANSDDGENSQSPLPVLSSACPGWICYAEKQLGSYVLPYVSSVKSPQQAIGAAIKHHLCQALGLRLHEVYHVTVMPCYDKKLEAARDDFVFDDGTQDNGDLKLTEVDSVLTTGEIMDLIKLKGVDFKDLEESPLDRVLTNVTEEGDLYGVAGSSGGYAETIFRHAAKALFGQTIEGPLEFKTLRNSDFREVTLQLEGKTVLKFALCYGFQNLQNIVRRVKTRKCDYQYVEIMACPAGCLNGGGQIKPKTGQSQKELIHSLEATYMNDTTLNTDPYQNPTAKRLFEEWLKEPGSNEAKKYLHTQYHPVVKSVTSQLNNW; encoded by the exons ATGTCAGAGAAGTTTTCACCGACTTTGAGGCTCGGAGATCTCAACGATTTCATTGCTCCGTCTCAAGCTTGTGTCATATCTCTTAAGGACTCAAAACCCATCGTCAAGAAGTCTGATCGACCCCAG gtTGTGATTGCCCCAAAACAGCAGCTTGAACCGGTTAAAATTTCTCTCAAGGATTGCTTGGCTTGCAG TGGATGCATCACATCAGCTGAGACAGTTATGCTTGAGAAGCAAAGCTTAGACGAGTTTCTCTCTGCTCTTAGCAAAGGCAAGGACGTGGTTGTGTCCGTTTCTCCACAGTCGAGAGCTTCCCTTGCGGTTCACTATGACATCTCTCCTCTTCAGGTTTTCAAGAAGCTTACTACGTTTTTGAAGTCTCTGGGAGTTAAAGCTGTGTTTGATACTAGCTGCAGTAGAGATTTGGTACTTATTGAATCTTGTAATGAGTTTGTGAGCCGTTATAAGCAAGCTAATTCTGATGATGGTGAAAATTCTCAATCCCCTCTCCCTGTGCTTTCCTCTGCCTGTCCTG GTTGGATTTGTTATGCTGAAAAGCAGCTTGGCTCATATGTTCTGCCGTATGTGTCTTCTGTTAAGAGTCCTCAGCAAGCTATTGGAGCTGCGATCAAACACCATCTGTGTCAAGCATTAGGACTCAG GCTGCATGAGGTGTACCATGTGACTGTGATGCCCTGTTATGATAAGAAACTCGAGGCAGCAAGAGATGATTTTGTCTTTGATGATGGAACACAAGATAATGGAGACCTTAAGCTGACAGAAGTTGATTCCGTGCTAACAACGGGTGAAATCATGGATTTAATAAAG TTGAAAGGAGTTGACTTTAAAGATTTGGAGGAATCTCCACTTGACAGAGT GCTGACGAATGTTACTGAGGAAGGAGATCTTTATGGTGTAGCTGGGAGTTCTGGTGGTTATGCAGAAACAATATTCAGACATGCGGCAAAAGCACTATTTGGACAAACTATTGAAGGTCCTCTGGAGTTTAAAACTCTCAGAAATTCTGATTTCCGTGAAGTGACTCTTCAA TTGGAAGGTAAAACAGTGTTAAAATTTGCGCTGTGTTACGGTTTCCAGAACCTCCAGAATATTGTTCGGAGAGTGAAAACGCGCAAATGCGATTATCAGTATGTAGAGATTATGGCGTGCCCTGCAG GTTGCCTAAATGGTGGTGGGCAGATCAAGCCAAAGACAGGACAGTCCCAGAAAGAACTGATCCACTCACTGGAAGCTACTTATATGAATGATACT ACTTTGAATACAGATCCATACCAGAATCCAACGGCGAAGAGATTATTCGAGGAGTGGCTTAAAGAGCCTGGTTCCAACGAGGCGAAGAAGTACTTGCATACTCAGTACCATCCGGTCGTGAAAAGTGTTACGTCGCAGCTCAACAACTGGTAG